One window from the genome of Geminocystis sp. M7585_C2015_104 encodes:
- a CDS encoding homocysteine biosynthesis protein → MAERKRTIPEINDKILQGKVRVWTVEELKNNVKKLGIRETYEQVDVICTGTFEPMESSGAFLNLGHTDPPIKIRQCWLDGVPAYAGLGAVDLYLGATAVSEVGEGENSGPLSFSPKPPPNPVERGGGHVIESLVAGESVTVKAIGHVTDCYPRATFEGVITKDTINQFYLYNPRNLYQNFIVGVNGGDRTLYTYLGPLLPRLGNAVYSCTGALSPLLNDPYLEVVGVGSKVFLGGAEGMIVWEGTQHFPSQKRSPNGTPIGPGATVALIGDAKKMSRQWVRGCYFKNYGPSLMLGVGIPLPVLNEKVIEYCAVEDKDILAPVVDFSIPRRVRPSFGLVSYAQLKQGKIKIEGQIVRVAPLASLYLSRQVAETLKQLIMEGKFILTEPVAPLPKERTFISQDGVI, encoded by the coding sequence ATGGCGGAGAGAAAGAGAACGATCCCCGAAATCAATGACAAGATTCTCCAGGGCAAGGTAAGGGTTTGGACCGTGGAAGAATTGAAGAATAACGTCAAGAAATTGGGTATAAGGGAAACTTATGAACAAGTGGATGTAATCTGTACTGGCACCTTTGAGCCCATGGAGTCGTCGGGGGCGTTTCTCAACCTGGGACATACAGATCCTCCCATAAAAATCCGCCAATGCTGGTTGGATGGAGTTCCCGCCTATGCTGGCCTGGGGGCGGTGGATTTGTATCTGGGGGCTACCGCTGTGTCAGAAGTGGGAGAGGGGGAAAACAGTGGCCCTTTGTCTTTTTCCCCAAAACCCCCCCCAAACCCTGTGGAAAGAGGTGGTGGCCATGTCATTGAAAGTCTGGTAGCGGGGGAGTCAGTCACCGTCAAGGCCATTGGTCATGTTACCGATTGTTACCCCCGTGCTACCTTTGAGGGGGTTATCACCAAGGACACAATAAATCAGTTTTACTTATACAATCCTAGGAATTTATATCAAAATTTTATTGTGGGCGTGAATGGAGGCGACAGGACTCTCTACACCTATTTAGGCCCTCTATTGCCTCGTTTGGGCAATGCCGTCTATTCCTGCACTGGGGCTTTATCCCCCTTGTTAAATGATCCCTATCTGGAAGTGGTGGGTGTCGGCAGCAAGGTTTTCTTGGGGGGTGCAGAAGGGATGATTGTCTGGGAGGGCACACAACATTTTCCTTCCCAGAAGAGGAGTCCTAATGGCACTCCCATTGGCCCAGGAGCCACCGTGGCTTTAATAGGGGATGCCAAAAAGATGAGTAGACAGTGGGTGAGGGGGTGTTACTTCAAAAATTATGGTCCATCTTTGATGCTGGGGGTTGGTATTCCCTTGCCGGTGTTAAACGAAAAGGTTATTGAATACTGTGCCGTGGAGGATAAGGATATCCTTGCTCCCGTGGTGGACTTCTCCATCCCTCGTCGGGTGCGCCCTAGTTTTGGTTTGGTTAGCTATGCCCAGCTAAAACAGGGGAAAATCAAAATCGAGGGGCAAATCGTTCGCGTTGCGCCCCTTGCCAGCCTCTATCTTTCCCGTCAGGTGGCAGAGACTCTTAAACAGTTAATTATGGAGGGCAAATTCATTCTTACCGAGCCTGTTGCACCCCTTCCTAAAGAAAGGACCTTTATCTCCCAAGACGGCGTTATTTAG
- a CDS encoding acyl-CoA thioesterase — protein sequence MFVYRRIIRFADTDAAGVVYFASLLAICHEAYEEMLRQAGIKLDYFFGNENLAIPIIHAEIDFFKPLFVGDLITIKTRFNRVSEKVFEIKYFVEKETEEVAVALTRHIGIQPQTRETVKIPDFILEIGNKINGNC from the coding sequence GTGTTTGTTTATCGGAGAATTATTCGATTTGCAGACACAGATGCGGCAGGGGTTGTCTACTTCGCTAGTCTACTAGCTATTTGCCATGAAGCCTATGAGGAAATGCTGCGACAGGCTGGGATAAAACTGGATTATTTCTTCGGCAATGAGAATCTGGCTATTCCAATAATCCACGCGGAAATAGACTTCTTTAAACCCCTGTTTGTAGGAGATTTAATTACCATCAAAACCCGGTTTAATCGGGTGAGTGAAAAGGTGTTTGAAATTAAATACTTTGTGGAGAAAGAAACAGAAGAAGTTGCCGTTGCCTTAACCCGTCATATAGGCATTCAACCCCAGACTCGTGAAACTGTAAAAATACCCGATTTCATCCTGGAAATTGGCAATAAAATAAACGGCAACTGTTAG
- a CDS encoding glycosyltransferase family 4 protein, whose protein sequence is MSSKKKTILFIHPNFPAQFRHLAVHLGKDTNYNVFFATKRKEGEIEGVRKILYQPARQPHPSTHHYVKPLEGQVLEGQAVYRALQALKQKGFYPDIIYGHSGWGATLFMKDLFPKARFVCYFEWFYRAHGSDADFDPNEPLTADDEARIRVKNSSILIDLYTCEAGLSPTHWQKQQFPPEYHSKITVLHDGIDTDYFKPNPENKLILPRINLDLSHVSEIVTYVARGMEPYRGFPQLIETIGILQKRRPHTHFVVVGENRVAYGKQPPEGQTYLDIMLKKVPLDLSRVHFTGRLSYDEYLKVIQNSSAHIYLTRPFVLSWSMMEAMATGCVIIGSDTPPVREVIVDNYNGLLVPFFEPNKIADKVEYALDNPDLMVKIKERARETIVRNYNLKELLPQHLHWLETGELPKTPSVNKKKAKGFATKLA, encoded by the coding sequence ATGTCATCAAAGAAAAAGACGATTTTGTTTATTCATCCCAATTTTCCGGCACAATTTCGTCATTTGGCAGTACATTTAGGGAAAGACACTAATTACAATGTCTTTTTTGCCACCAAACGAAAGGAAGGGGAAATAGAGGGGGTTAGGAAAATTCTATACCAGCCGGCGAGACAACCCCACCCTTCCACCCATCACTACGTCAAACCACTAGAAGGTCAGGTTTTAGAAGGACAGGCAGTATACAGGGCATTACAGGCTTTGAAACAGAAGGGGTTTTACCCCGACATTATATACGGTCATTCTGGATGGGGGGCAACACTGTTTATGAAAGACTTGTTTCCCAAGGCGCGATTTGTATGTTACTTTGAATGGTTTTATAGAGCACATGGGTCGGATGCCGATTTTGACCCAAATGAGCCCCTTACAGCCGATGATGAAGCTAGAATAAGGGTGAAAAACAGTAGCATCCTCATCGACTTATACACCTGTGAGGCTGGTTTGTCTCCCACCCACTGGCAGAAACAACAATTCCCCCCAGAATATCATTCTAAAATTACTGTCCTCCATGACGGCATAGATACAGACTACTTCAAACCTAATCCAGAAAATAAACTAATTCTCCCTAGGATAAATCTAGATCTCAGCCACGTATCAGAGATAGTTACATACGTAGCTCGAGGGATGGAGCCCTACCGGGGGTTTCCGCAACTAATAGAAACCATTGGTATTTTACAGAAAAGACGTCCTCATACTCATTTTGTGGTTGTGGGGGAAAATAGGGTGGCTTATGGCAAACAACCACCTGAAGGTCAGACCTATCTGGATATAATGTTAAAGAAGGTTCCTTTAGATCTTAGCCGAGTACATTTTACTGGTCGTTTGTCCTATGACGAATACTTGAAAGTAATACAGAATTCTTCTGCCCACATATACTTGACTCGTCCCTTTGTGTTATCCTGGTCTATGATGGAGGCCATGGCGACGGGTTGCGTGATAATAGGCTCGGACACTCCGCCGGTGAGGGAGGTTATCGTTGACAATTACAATGGCCTGTTAGTGCCATTTTTTGAGCCCAACAAGATTGCCGATAAAGTGGAGTATGCCTTAGATAATCCTGACTTGATGGTTAAAATCAAGGAAAGGGCGAGAGAGACTATTGTAAGGAATTATAATCTCAAGGAACTATTGCCGCAACATCTTCATTGGCTGGAGACTGGGGAATTGCCCAAAACCCCATCAGTAAACAAGAAAAAAGCCAAGGGTTTTGCTACTAAATTGGCCTAA
- a CDS encoding ParA family protein, translating to MGYIISTVNMKGGVGKTTLTVNLAACLAKAYNKKVLVLDLDSQISATLSLLPPHEFGKLRKNRKTLSYLLDLAVTSNLHSKLPTTDLIISPLSNLSQLHLLPGDIELYDEYLISEKLHQQAIQENKASDFEGVWNNFESLLLQDILKPVVANYDFIILDCAPGYNILTRSALAASDFYILPARPEFLSLVGIQLLERRVRKLRESHQDNHSLKLQLLGIVFILSQSGLFGRYAKYYEQVKRRIKQDFPPEKIFLTEIPMDVNVAKAVDASIPVTIITPDCNASKAFYRLTEEFLQKLTQQATQKQSG from the coding sequence ATGGGATATATTATTAGTACAGTAAACATGAAAGGAGGGGTGGGAAAAACTACCCTCACCGTCAATTTAGCCGCTTGTCTAGCTAAAGCGTATAATAAAAAGGTTCTGGTATTGGATTTAGACAGCCAGATTAGTGCCACTTTAAGTCTTCTACCACCTCATGAGTTTGGCAAACTACGCAAAAACAGAAAAACCCTCAGCTACCTGCTTGATTTAGCAGTCACATCTAACCTCCATAGTAAACTCCCCACCACAGACCTTATCATATCCCCTCTTTCCAATTTGAGTCAACTACACCTTTTGCCAGGGGATATTGAATTGTATGACGAGTATCTTATCTCCGAAAAATTACACCAACAAGCCATTCAGGAGAATAAAGCAAGTGACTTTGAGGGGGTTTGGAATAATTTTGAGAGTCTATTGCTGCAGGATATTCTTAAACCTGTAGTAGCCAATTATGATTTTATCATTCTAGACTGTGCACCTGGCTATAATATTCTAACCCGTAGTGCCCTAGCTGCCAGTGATTTTTATATTCTACCAGCAAGGCCAGAATTTCTCTCCCTAGTGGGTATCCAGTTGTTAGAAAGAAGGGTGAGAAAACTGAGAGAAAGCCATCAGGATAACCATTCCCTCAAACTCCAACTGTTAGGTATTGTCTTCATCCTTTCTCAGAGTGGATTATTCGGGCGATACGCTAAGTATTACGAACAGGTAAAAAGAAGAATAAAACAAGACTTCCCCCCAGAGAAAATCTTTCTCACGGAAATCCCTATGGATGTAAATGTAGCCAAAGCGGTAGATGCTTCTATTCCGGTTACTATTATCACCCCTGACTGTAACGCCTCAAAGGCATTTTACCGTCTCACGGAGGAATTCTTACAAAAACTGACCCAACAAGCCACCCAAAAACAATCCGGCTAG
- a CDS encoding divalent-cation tolerance protein CutA gives MTVKDCGVILVTTNSEEEAKNIARILVSEKLAACVNIFPIHSIYRWQGEVCEDREWQLVIKTNLKLFPQLAEKIKSLHSYQTPEIIALPLVDGSQSYIEWLQDSVIHL, from the coding sequence ATGACTGTCAAGGATTGTGGTGTGATTTTGGTTACAACCAATAGTGAAGAAGAGGCTAAAAACATTGCCAGGATTTTGGTGTCGGAAAAATTGGCAGCCTGTGTTAATATTTTCCCTATTCACTCCATCTACCGTTGGCAAGGGGAAGTGTGTGAAGATAGGGAATGGCAGTTGGTAATCAAAACCAATTTAAAACTATTCCCCCAGCTAGCAGAAAAAATCAAAAGCCTACATTCCTATCAAACCCCAGAAATCATCGCTTTGCCACTAGTAGATGGCAGCCAATCCTATATTGAATGGTTACAAGACTCTGTTATTCACCTGTAG
- a CDS encoding transposase, with product MKIVEINPAYTSQRYSSCGYKDKSNRKKRHTGYGLCGERVKSQVNKAKNIHLPIKRHIEGLNGYNGVLVGILI from the coding sequence ATAAAGATAGTAGAGATAAACCCGGCATACACGTCACAGAGATATAGTAGCTGTGGGTATAAAGATAAAAGCAACAGAAAAAAAAGACACACGGGGTATGGACTTTGTGGTGAAAGGGTAAAGAGTCAGGTAAACAAGGCAAAAAACATCCATTTGCCTATAAAAAGACATATTGAGGGATTAAACGGGTATAATGGTGTCCTTGTGGGGATTTTGATTTGA
- a CDS encoding beta-ketoacyl-ACP synthase has translation MGNVKKKVVVVTGISIISCLGNTKQTWEGIIQGKSGIRMHQPFSCFPPLPLGMINPKPTPIEDLTVSLIEQLCQDALLSIPQKEIAVVIGSSRGCQSNWELFLRQSIHPSNWLNTLPCQPAIITAKYLQSEGVVLSPANACATGLVAIAQGYELIQQNICDKVVVGGLDSAITPLTIAGFIQMKAMSGRGCYPFAKKRDGFVLAEGGAMLLLESLEEAEKRGAKIYGRIYSWGISCDAQQLTAPAADGITATRMIEDCLRRSGISPSDIDYIHAHGTGTVLNDEREAKIIQSLFPHSFVSSTKCYTGHTLGGAGAITTALNFLALQKQLLLPQTAEMELEFPLNFVTQPRLLPLRIMLSLAFGFGGQNAVVVMGRL, from the coding sequence ATGGGGAATGTAAAGAAAAAAGTAGTCGTAGTAACGGGGATTAGTATCATCTCCTGTCTAGGCAACACAAAACAGACATGGGAAGGTATTATTCAGGGTAAGTCGGGGATTAGAATGCATCAACCCTTTTCTTGTTTCCCGCCTCTGCCTCTGGGGATGATTAACCCTAAACCCACCCCCATTGAAGACTTAACAGTAAGTCTGATTGAACAACTGTGCCAAGATGCCCTCCTCAGTATACCCCAAAAAGAGATAGCAGTGGTAATTGGGTCTAGTAGAGGCTGTCAGAGTAATTGGGAATTATTCCTCCGGCAGTCTATTCACCCCTCCAACTGGTTAAATACCCTCCCCTGTCAGCCAGCCATAATCACTGCTAAGTATCTCCAGAGTGAAGGAGTAGTATTATCTCCCGCCAATGCTTGTGCTACAGGCCTAGTTGCTATTGCCCAGGGATACGAATTAATTCAACAAAATATATGTGATAAAGTTGTAGTAGGAGGGCTGGATAGTGCGATTACGCCGTTAACCATTGCAGGGTTTATCCAGATGAAGGCGATGTCCGGGAGGGGGTGTTATCCCTTTGCCAAAAAACGGGATGGGTTTGTATTGGCAGAGGGAGGTGCCATGTTACTATTGGAATCATTGGAGGAAGCGGAAAAACGTGGTGCAAAGATTTATGGGCGTATTTACAGTTGGGGCATTTCCTGTGACGCACAGCAATTGACTGCGCCTGCGGCTGACGGTATTACTGCCACCAGAATGATAGAAGACTGTTTACGACGCAGTGGCATTTCCCCTTCTGATATTGATTATATCCACGCCCACGGCACTGGTACTGTCCTCAACGATGAGAGGGAAGCTAAGATCATTCAATCTCTTTTCCCCCACAGTTTTGTAAGTTCTACTAAGTGCTACACAGGGCATACACTAGGAGGGGCAGGCGCCATTACTACAGCCTTGAATTTTTTGGCGTTACAAAAACAGTTATTACTACCCCAAACAGCAGAGATGGAGTTGGAGTTTCCCCTCAACTTTGTAACCCAGCCACGCCTACTCCCCCTGAGAATAATGTTAAGCCTAGCCTTTGGTTTTGGTGGTCAAAATGCAGTAGTAGTAATGGGGCGTCTTTAG
- the egtD gene encoding L-histidine N(alpha)-methyltransferase: protein MIITNPGLLSDARFEVKYLDNYQADAREGEDVIRGLTSSPKTLPPKYFYDSRGSELFERICELPEYYLTRTETAILVSVCEEIASITGLCELVELGSGNSQKTRLLLSAYENLGKPWRYIPIDVSRDTLYNSALKLFHDYPLLSILGLVGTYEQALLQLPSPWHRRMLIFLGSTLGNFTPEETEEFFGLVRQVLNPGDYFLLGIDLQKPIDIVEKAYNDSQGITAAFNLNILSHLNWRFEGNFNLALFEHQAIYNPEKHQIEMYLQAVKAHTVVLNKLDLEIAFKGGDRILTEISRKFDLQNIMATLGKYDLKTVKYWTDKNQWFALILTQINTTNLC, encoded by the coding sequence ATGATTATCACTAATCCCGGATTATTGTCTGATGCCCGTTTTGAAGTCAAATACCTAGACAACTACCAGGCAGATGCCAGGGAGGGGGAAGATGTTATTAGGGGTTTAACCTCCTCCCCCAAGACTTTACCCCCCAAGTATTTCTATGATAGTAGGGGTTCGGAATTATTTGAACGGATTTGTGAATTGCCAGAGTATTATTTAACACGCACAGAGACTGCTATTCTAGTCTCTGTTTGTGAGGAGATTGCTTCTATTACCGGGTTATGTGAGTTAGTGGAATTAGGTAGTGGCAATTCCCAAAAAACCCGTTTACTACTATCAGCTTATGAGAATTTGGGCAAACCCTGGCGTTATATCCCTATTGACGTTAGCAGGGACACTCTTTACAATAGTGCCCTTAAATTGTTTCACGATTATCCCCTTTTGTCCATTCTAGGCTTAGTGGGTACTTATGAACAAGCCCTATTACAGTTGCCTTCTCCCTGGCATAGGAGAATGCTAATTTTTTTGGGGAGTACATTAGGCAATTTTACCCCAGAAGAGACTGAAGAGTTTTTTGGCTTAGTGAGGCAAGTTTTAAATCCTGGTGATTATTTCCTTTTGGGTATTGACTTACAAAAACCCATAGACATCGTAGAAAAAGCCTACAATGACAGTCAGGGTATTACTGCTGCCTTCAATTTGAATATTCTTTCCCATCTCAACTGGCGTTTTGAAGGCAATTTTAATTTAGCTCTGTTTGAACATCAGGCAATCTATAACCCTGAAAAACACCAAATAGAAATGTATTTACAAGCGGTAAAAGCTCACACGGTGGTCCTAAATAAACTAGATTTAGAAATAGCATTTAAAGGGGGAGATAGAATACTGACGGAAATTTCCCGCAAATTTGACCTTCAAAATATAATGGCTACTCTGGGGAAATATGACTTGAAGACAGTAAAATACTGGACAGACAAAAACCAATGGTTTGCCTTGATTCTGACTCAAATAAATACCACCAATTTATGTTAG
- a CDS encoding DUF3082 domain-containing protein, which yields MNNPQENNKSNPSPAETKITPLRCFIGGSIAGGIGFASFHLTKAVVFTYANTPITFSNPLAVNIAATVRTLVIGITMLATFVFSLVAVGLTLLGFKLILDSLKGNPSP from the coding sequence ATGAACAACCCCCAGGAAAACAACAAATCCAACCCCTCACCAGCCGAGACAAAAATAACCCCCCTACGCTGTTTTATAGGGGGTAGCATTGCCGGCGGTATAGGTTTTGCCTCCTTCCATTTGACTAAGGCAGTGGTTTTTACCTATGCCAACACCCCTATCACCTTCTCCAATCCCCTCGCTGTCAATATTGCCGCCACCGTTAGGACTTTAGTTATTGGTATTACCATGCTTGCTACCTTTGTATTCTCCCTGGTGGCTGTAGGCTTAACTCTCTTGGGATTCAAACTAATCCTGGATTCCCTCAAGGGCAATCCCTCCCCTTAG
- a CDS encoding sugar transferase codes for MFAVFVNDTHNTDKWSNPNLAPLVGYNETVHPSVYSFWKRVIDIVGALIGLSITAIIFLPVAIAIKLDSEGPIFYSQIRCGLNGKPFRIWKFRSMYKDADKKKHLVENRVRGHIFKNENDPRITRVGRFLRKTSIDEFPQFWNVLIGDMSLVGTRPPIPDEVAYYNARHWSRLRVKPGITGEWQAKGRSSITDFEKIVDMDLEYQRKWSVWYDLYLILLTIKAVFQGKGAC; via the coding sequence ATGTTTGCAGTCTTCGTGAATGATACTCATAACACCGACAAGTGGTCGAATCCTAACCTCGCTCCCCTTGTGGGATATAATGAGACAGTACACCCCTCCGTCTACTCTTTCTGGAAGAGGGTAATAGATATTGTAGGTGCTTTGATTGGCCTGTCGATTACGGCTATTATTTTCCTGCCTGTGGCAATAGCCATTAAATTGGATAGTGAAGGCCCAATTTTTTATAGTCAGATTCGCTGTGGCTTGAATGGGAAACCCTTTCGCATCTGGAAATTCCGTAGCATGTATAAGGATGCCGACAAGAAAAAACACCTAGTGGAAAATAGGGTGAGGGGACATATATTCAAAAATGAAAATGATCCCAGAATTACAAGAGTCGGTAGATTCCTACGGAAAACCAGTATAGACGAATTTCCACAATTTTGGAATGTCTTGATAGGGGATATGAGTTTGGTTGGGACTCGTCCTCCCATTCCTGATGAGGTAGCATATTATAATGCAAGACACTGGTCGCGTCTACGGGTTAAACCTGGTATCACTGGTGAGTGGCAGGCAAAAGGACGTTCATCTATCACCGATTTTGAGAAAATTGTAGACATGGACTTAGAATATCAAAGAAAATGGTCAGTCTGGTACGATTTATACCTGATTCTCCTCACGATTAAAGCAGTATTCCAAGGCAAGGGTGCTTGTTAA